The following coding sequences lie in one Rutidosis leptorrhynchoides isolate AG116_Rl617_1_P2 chromosome 4, CSIRO_AGI_Rlap_v1, whole genome shotgun sequence genomic window:
- the LOC139841721 gene encoding secreted RxLR effector protein 161-like yields MSQHLTKNRGVPVAQLEYSRIISSLMYLMSCTRPDIAYVVSRLSRYTSNPSTDHWKSITQLPRYLRFTREYGLHYNRYRAIIEGFSDANWISNIKDSRATSGYVFTLGGAAISWKSCKQTVIARSIMESEFIALDKCGEEAEWLRQFTEDIPEWPKLVLAICIHCDS; encoded by the coding sequence ATGAGTCAACATCTAACTAAGAATAGAGGAGTGCCCGTGGCTCAGCTTGAATACTCAAGAATAATTAGCAGTCTAATGTATCTGATGAGTTGTACTAGACCTGACATAGCTTATGTTGTGAGTAGGTTAAGTAGATATACGAGTAATCCGAGCACTGATCATTGGAAGAGCATAACTCAGCTACCTAGGTACTTAAGATTCACTCGTGAATATGGACTGCATTATAACAGATATCGTGCCATAATCGAAGGATTTAGTGATGCTAATTGGATTTCTAATATAAAGGATTCCAGAGCTACCAGTGGATATGTTTTTACATTGGGAGGTGCAGCTATATCTTGGAAGTCTTGTAAACAGACAGTTATAGCTAGGTCCATAATGGAATCTGAATTTATTGCCTTAGATAAATGTGGAGAAGAGGCAGAGTGGCTACGTCAGTTCACCGAGGATATACCAGAATGGCCTAAGCTGGTGTTGGCCATATGTATACACTGTGATAGCTAA